A genome region from Gossypium hirsutum isolate 1008001.06 chromosome A04, Gossypium_hirsutum_v2.1, whole genome shotgun sequence includes the following:
- the LOC107949116 gene encoding serine/threonine-protein kinase STY46 isoform X2: protein MVMEVDNESSGSKANDTSSLQSRQQRQKLDVYNEVLRRLRESDNDEANRPGFEDELWTHFKRLPTRYALDVNVERAEDVLIHKRLLYLAHDPANRPAMEVRLVQVQSTSDGADSTLSNPLCEESAQNSPKYSNRQSIHPPPAFGSSPNLEALALEANKSKDQDGDSSLLDSSHLSRPMHEVTFSTEDKPKLLSQLTALLAEVGLNIQEAHVFSTVDGYSLDCFVVDGWPYEETERLKFALEKEILKIEQSWLKQHSFSPTRDYGEVGTSGDQNYVAIPNDGIDVWEIDPRQLKFETKVASGSYSDLYKGTYCSQEVAIKVLKPERINTDLQKEFAQEVFIMRKVRHKNVVQFIGACTKPPNLYIVTEFMSGGSVYDYLHKQKGVFKLPSLLKVAIDISKGMNYLHQNNIIHRDLKAPNLLMDENEVVKVADFGVARVKAQSGVMTAETGTYRWMAPEVIEHKPYDHKADVFSFGIVLWELLTGKLPYAYLTPLQAAVGVVQKGLRPTIPKNTNPRLAELLERCWQLDPTLRPDFSEIIDILRQIAMEVGDEGENHHKVDDHQRKEKSAGGFFSVLRRGSH, encoded by the exons atGGTGATGGAAGTGGATAACGAGAGTAGCGGAAGCAAAGCGAACGACACGTCGTCGTTGCAGAGCCGCCAGCAACGGCAGAAACTCGACGTGTATAATGAAGTTCTACGGCGACTCCGAGAATCCGACAATGATGAGGCTAATCGACCTGGTTTCGAAGATGAGCTCTGGACTCACTTCAAACGTCTCCCTACTCG CTATGCGTTAGATGTGAATGTGGAAAGAGCAGAAGATGTTCTGATTCACAAGAGATTGCTGTATTTGGCTCATGATCCTGCCAACAGACCAGCAATGGAAGTTCGTCTCGTGCAG GTCCAATCTACATCTGATGGAGCTGATTCCACTCTTTCAAACCCCCTGTGCGAGGAGTCTGCTCAAAATTCTCCAAAATACTCTAACAGACAGAG CATACATCCACCACCTGCCTTTGGCTCATCGCCTAATCTTGAAGCCCTTGCACTTGAAGCAAATAAGTCTAAGGATCAAGATGGAGATAGTTCTTTACTTGACAGTTCACATCTTTCCCG GCCCATGCATGAAGTTACATTTTCAACAGAAGACAAACCAAAACTTCTTAGTCAG TTGACCGCATTGCTTGCTGAGGTTGGGCTGAACATCCAGGAAGCACATGTGTTTTCCACAGTCGATGGCTACTCCTTGGATTGTTTTGTAGTTGATGGTTGGCCTTATGAG GAAACCGAGCGGCTTAAGTTTGCTTTGGAAAAAGAAATCTTGAAAATTGAG CAATCTTGGCTTAAGCAACATTCCTTTTCTCCTACGAGGGACTATGGCGAAGTGGGCACCAGTGGCGATCAGAATTATGTGGCAATTCCTAATGATGGGATTGATGTTTGGGAAATTGACCCTAGACAGTTGAAGTTCGAAACCAAAGTTGCATCTGGATCATATAGTGATCT GTATAAAGGTACTTACTGTAGTCAAGAAGTGGCTATTAAGGTCCTCAAGCCAGAGCGTATAAATACTGATTTGCAGAAAGAGTTTGCCCAGGAGGTTTTCATCATGAG GAAAGTTCGGCACAAGAATGTTGTACAATTTATTGGGGCATGTACCAAGCCTCCAAACTTGTATATTGTAACAG AATTTATGTCGGGTGGAAGTGTATATGATTACCTTCataaacaaaagggtgttttCAAGCTCCCATCCTTGCTTAAAGTTGCAATAGATATTTCCAAAGGGATGAACTACTTGCACCAAAATAATATAATCCACAGGGATTTGAAAGCTCCCAATCTTCTAATGGATGAAAATGAA GTGGTTAAGGTTGCTGATTTTGGTGTTGCTAGAGTGAAAGCTCAATCTGGAGTAATGACGGCCGAAACAGGAACATATAGATGGATGGCTCCCGAG GTTATTGAACACAAGCCATATGATCACAAGGCCGATGTTTTCAGTTTTGGGATTGTATTATGGGAGTTGTTAACTGGAAAG CTACCATATGCATATTTAACCCCTTTACAAGCTGCTGTAGGAGTCGTTCAAAAG GGTCTACGTCCAACAATTCCGAAGAACACTAACCCAAGGCTTGCTGAACTACTTGAGAGATGCTGGCAATTAGATCCGACCCTAAGACCTGATTTTTCTGAAATTATAGACATTTTGCGACAAATTGCAATGGAG gTTGGAGACGAAGGCGAGAACCACCATAAAGTCGACGACCACCAACGTAAAGAGAAATCTGCCGGCGGATTCTTTTCTGTCCTTAGAAGAGGCAGCCACTga
- the LOC107949115 gene encoding DDB1- and CUL4-associated factor 8 isoform X1 — protein MKNKRARTSVDKAVVDVWQREVGELSTRNFAHRLAASEDLVLRLEIYKKLEKHRGCVNTVSFNADGNILVSGSDDKRVILWDWETGNAKLAFQSGHVNNVFQAKIMPYSDDRSLVTCAADGQVRHAQILERGAETKLLAKHQGRAHKLAIEPGSPYIFYTCGEDGLVQHIDLRTAASTELFTCCPIDDSRAYMPFIHLNAITIDPRNPNLFAVAGSDEYTRLYDIRKYKWDGSTDFGQPTDYFCPAHLIGDDQVGITGLAFSDQSELLVSYNDEFIYLFTRDMGLGPNPIPSSPLSACNKASDIGLDHSATDANEKAIPQVYKGHRNCETVKGVNFFGPKADYVVSGSDCGRIFIWKKKGGELIRVMEADKDVVNCIESHPHTTVLASSGIESDIKIWTPKAIDKPTLPANVEQFKPKPRGWMYRLTTPQDLMLHLFSRQRREASPERNGENSSAASRELLELILTFNANSDASSDGGNASGPEDLFS, from the exons atgAAGAACAAAAGGGCGAGAACGAGTGTGGACAAGGCGGTGGTTGATGTTTGGCAACGGGAAGTTGGGGAACTCTCCACTAGGAATTTCGCCCACCGGCTTGCCGCTTCTGAg GATCTTGTGCTCCGACTCGAGATTTACAAGAAACTCGAAAAGCACCGAGGTTGTGTGAACACTGTGAGCTTTAATGCTGATGGTAACATTTTAGTTTCTGGCTCTGATGATAAGAGGGTTATACTATGGGATTGGGAAACTGGGAATGCTAAGCTTGCTTTCCAGTCAGGCCATGTCAACAATGTTTTCCAAGCAAAAATCATGCCTTACTCTGATGATCGCAGCTTGGTTACCTGTGCTGCTGATGGCCAG GTTCGACATGCTCAAATTTTGGAACGTGGTGCTGAAACTAAACTGCTGGCCAAACATCAGGGACGAGCTCATAAATTGGCCATTGAACCAGGGAGCCCTTATATATTTTACACTTGTGGTGAAGATGGATTAGTGCAGCAT ATTGATCTTAGAACTGCAGCATCTACTGAACTTTTCACATGCTGCCCAATCGATGATAGCAGGGCTTACATGCCATTTATCCATCTCAATGCTATCACTATTGATCCAAGGAACCCAAATCTCTTTGCAGTTGCAGGATCAGATGAATATACTCGCCTTTACGATATTCGCAAGTATAAATGGGATGGCTCAACTGATTTTGGTCAACCTACAGATTATTTTTGCCCCGCTCATTTGATTGGTGATGACCAAGTTGGAATAACAGGCTTGGCCTTTTCTGATCAGAGTGAGCTTCTTGTCTCCTACAATGATGAGTTCATTTATCTCTTCACAAGGGATATGGGACTGGGGCCTAATCCAATCCCGTCATCTCCATTATCTGCATGTAACAAAGCAAGTGATATCGGTCTCGATCACTCAGCTACGGATGCTAATGAAAAAGCTATTCCTCAAGTTTATAAGGGACATAGAAATTGCGAGACGGTGAAAGGTGTGAATTTCTTTGGACCTAAAGCTGATTATGTGGTTAGTGGATCCGACTGTGGCCGTATTTTTATTTGGAAGAAGAAAGGTGGAGAGCTCATTCGTGTTATGGAAGCAGATAAGGATGTGGTAAACTGTATCGAGTCTCATCCTCATACCACGGTTCTTGCTAGCAGTGGAATAGAGTCTGATATCAAGATATGGACTCCAAAAGCTATCGATAAACCTACTCTTCCGGCAAATGTTGAACAG TTCAAACCGAAACCTAGGGGCTGGATGTACCGATTAACCACGCCTCAAGACCTGATGTTGCACTTATTTTCGCGGCAAAGGCGAGAGGCTAGCCCGGAACGGAACGGAGAAAACTCGTCAGCAGCAAGCCGAGAACTTCTAGAACTTATATTGACATTCAATGCCAATAGTGATGCTTCTTCTGATGGAGGTAATGCCTCTGGTCCTGAAGACTTGTTTAGTTAA
- the LOC107949115 gene encoding DDB1- and CUL4-associated factor 8 isoform X2, translating to MKNKRARTSVDKAVVDVWQREVGELSTRNFAHRLAASEDLVLRLEIYKKLEKHRGCVNTVSFNADGNILVSGSDDKRVILWDWETGNAKLAFQSGHVNNVFQAKIMPYSDDRSLVTCAADGQVRHAQILERGAETKLLAKHQGRAHKLAIEPGSPYIFYTCGEDGLVQHIDLRTAASTELFTCCPIDDSRAYMPFIHLNAITIDPRNPNLFAVAGSDEYTRLYDIRKYKWDGSTDFGQPTDYFCPAHLIGDDQVGITGLAFSDQSELLVSYNDEFIYLFTRDMGLGPNPIPSSPLSACNKASDIGLDHSATDANEKAIPQVYKGHRNCETVKGVNFFGPKADYVVSGSDCGRIFIWKKKGGELIRVMEADKDVVNCIESHPHTTVLASSGIESDIKIWTPKAIDKPTLPANVEQQYPFKRSMTSKGADLSAITMSMQMALKHALFSFLVCCCIQQSSNRNLGAGCTD from the exons atgAAGAACAAAAGGGCGAGAACGAGTGTGGACAAGGCGGTGGTTGATGTTTGGCAACGGGAAGTTGGGGAACTCTCCACTAGGAATTTCGCCCACCGGCTTGCCGCTTCTGAg GATCTTGTGCTCCGACTCGAGATTTACAAGAAACTCGAAAAGCACCGAGGTTGTGTGAACACTGTGAGCTTTAATGCTGATGGTAACATTTTAGTTTCTGGCTCTGATGATAAGAGGGTTATACTATGGGATTGGGAAACTGGGAATGCTAAGCTTGCTTTCCAGTCAGGCCATGTCAACAATGTTTTCCAAGCAAAAATCATGCCTTACTCTGATGATCGCAGCTTGGTTACCTGTGCTGCTGATGGCCAG GTTCGACATGCTCAAATTTTGGAACGTGGTGCTGAAACTAAACTGCTGGCCAAACATCAGGGACGAGCTCATAAATTGGCCATTGAACCAGGGAGCCCTTATATATTTTACACTTGTGGTGAAGATGGATTAGTGCAGCAT ATTGATCTTAGAACTGCAGCATCTACTGAACTTTTCACATGCTGCCCAATCGATGATAGCAGGGCTTACATGCCATTTATCCATCTCAATGCTATCACTATTGATCCAAGGAACCCAAATCTCTTTGCAGTTGCAGGATCAGATGAATATACTCGCCTTTACGATATTCGCAAGTATAAATGGGATGGCTCAACTGATTTTGGTCAACCTACAGATTATTTTTGCCCCGCTCATTTGATTGGTGATGACCAAGTTGGAATAACAGGCTTGGCCTTTTCTGATCAGAGTGAGCTTCTTGTCTCCTACAATGATGAGTTCATTTATCTCTTCACAAGGGATATGGGACTGGGGCCTAATCCAATCCCGTCATCTCCATTATCTGCATGTAACAAAGCAAGTGATATCGGTCTCGATCACTCAGCTACGGATGCTAATGAAAAAGCTATTCCTCAAGTTTATAAGGGACATAGAAATTGCGAGACGGTGAAAGGTGTGAATTTCTTTGGACCTAAAGCTGATTATGTGGTTAGTGGATCCGACTGTGGCCGTATTTTTATTTGGAAGAAGAAAGGTGGAGAGCTCATTCGTGTTATGGAAGCAGATAAGGATGTGGTAAACTGTATCGAGTCTCATCCTCATACCACGGTTCTTGCTAGCAGTGGAATAGAGTCTGATATCAAGATATGGACTCCAAAAGCTATCGATAAACCTACTCTTCCGGCAAATGTTGAACAG CAATATCCATTCAAAAGATCTATGACAAGCAAAGGAGCTGATCTCTCAGCCATTACTATGTCTATGCAAATGGCTTTGAAACATGCTCTCTTCTCGTTTCTTGTCTGTTGCTGCATTCAACAAAG TTCAAACCGAAACCTAGGGGCTGGATGTACCGATTAA
- the LOC107949116 gene encoding serine/threonine-protein kinase STY46 isoform X3, translated as MVMEVDNESSGSKANDTSSLQSRQQRQKLDVYNEVLRRLRESDNDEANRPGFEDELWTHFKRLPTRYALDVNVERAEDVLIHKRLLYLAHDPANRPAMEVRLVQVQSTSDGADSTLSNPLCEESAQNSPKYSNRQSIHPPPAFGSSPNLEALALEANKSKDQDGDSSLLDSSHLSRPMHEVTFSTEDKPKLLSQLTALLAEVGLNIQEAHVFSTVDGYSLDCFVVDGWPYEETERLKFALEKEILKIEKQSWLKQHSFSPTRDYGEVGTSGDQNYVAIPNDGIDVWEIDPRQLKFETKVASGSYSDLYKGTYCSQEVAIKVLKPERINTDLQKEFAQEVFIMRKVRHKNVVQFIGACTKPPNLYIVTEFMSGGSVYDYLHKQKGVFKLPSLLKVAIDISKGMNYLHQNNIIHRDLKAPNLLMDENEVVKVADFGVARVKAQSGVMTAETGTYRWMAPEFFCIEGY; from the exons atGGTGATGGAAGTGGATAACGAGAGTAGCGGAAGCAAAGCGAACGACACGTCGTCGTTGCAGAGCCGCCAGCAACGGCAGAAACTCGACGTGTATAATGAAGTTCTACGGCGACTCCGAGAATCCGACAATGATGAGGCTAATCGACCTGGTTTCGAAGATGAGCTCTGGACTCACTTCAAACGTCTCCCTACTCG CTATGCGTTAGATGTGAATGTGGAAAGAGCAGAAGATGTTCTGATTCACAAGAGATTGCTGTATTTGGCTCATGATCCTGCCAACAGACCAGCAATGGAAGTTCGTCTCGTGCAG GTCCAATCTACATCTGATGGAGCTGATTCCACTCTTTCAAACCCCCTGTGCGAGGAGTCTGCTCAAAATTCTCCAAAATACTCTAACAGACAGAG CATACATCCACCACCTGCCTTTGGCTCATCGCCTAATCTTGAAGCCCTTGCACTTGAAGCAAATAAGTCTAAGGATCAAGATGGAGATAGTTCTTTACTTGACAGTTCACATCTTTCCCG GCCCATGCATGAAGTTACATTTTCAACAGAAGACAAACCAAAACTTCTTAGTCAG TTGACCGCATTGCTTGCTGAGGTTGGGCTGAACATCCAGGAAGCACATGTGTTTTCCACAGTCGATGGCTACTCCTTGGATTGTTTTGTAGTTGATGGTTGGCCTTATGAG GAAACCGAGCGGCTTAAGTTTGCTTTGGAAAAAGAAATCTTGAAAATTGAG AAGCAATCTTGGCTTAAGCAACATTCCTTTTCTCCTACGAGGGACTATGGCGAAGTGGGCACCAGTGGCGATCAGAATTATGTGGCAATTCCTAATGATGGGATTGATGTTTGGGAAATTGACCCTAGACAGTTGAAGTTCGAAACCAAAGTTGCATCTGGATCATATAGTGATCT GTATAAAGGTACTTACTGTAGTCAAGAAGTGGCTATTAAGGTCCTCAAGCCAGAGCGTATAAATACTGATTTGCAGAAAGAGTTTGCCCAGGAGGTTTTCATCATGAG GAAAGTTCGGCACAAGAATGTTGTACAATTTATTGGGGCATGTACCAAGCCTCCAAACTTGTATATTGTAACAG AATTTATGTCGGGTGGAAGTGTATATGATTACCTTCataaacaaaagggtgttttCAAGCTCCCATCCTTGCTTAAAGTTGCAATAGATATTTCCAAAGGGATGAACTACTTGCACCAAAATAATATAATCCACAGGGATTTGAAAGCTCCCAATCTTCTAATGGATGAAAATGAA GTGGTTAAGGTTGCTGATTTTGGTGTTGCTAGAGTGAAAGCTCAATCTGGAGTAATGACGGCCGAAACAGGAACATATAGATGGATGGCTCCCGAG TTCTTTTGCATTGAAGGTTATTGA
- the LOC107949116 gene encoding serine/threonine-protein kinase STY46 isoform X1: MVMEVDNESSGSKANDTSSLQSRQQRQKLDVYNEVLRRLRESDNDEANRPGFEDELWTHFKRLPTRYALDVNVERAEDVLIHKRLLYLAHDPANRPAMEVRLVQVQSTSDGADSTLSNPLCEESAQNSPKYSNRQSIHPPPAFGSSPNLEALALEANKSKDQDGDSSLLDSSHLSRPMHEVTFSTEDKPKLLSQLTALLAEVGLNIQEAHVFSTVDGYSLDCFVVDGWPYEETERLKFALEKEILKIEKQSWLKQHSFSPTRDYGEVGTSGDQNYVAIPNDGIDVWEIDPRQLKFETKVASGSYSDLYKGTYCSQEVAIKVLKPERINTDLQKEFAQEVFIMRKVRHKNVVQFIGACTKPPNLYIVTEFMSGGSVYDYLHKQKGVFKLPSLLKVAIDISKGMNYLHQNNIIHRDLKAPNLLMDENEVVKVADFGVARVKAQSGVMTAETGTYRWMAPEVIEHKPYDHKADVFSFGIVLWELLTGKLPYAYLTPLQAAVGVVQKGLRPTIPKNTNPRLAELLERCWQLDPTLRPDFSEIIDILRQIAMEVGDEGENHHKVDDHQRKEKSAGGFFSVLRRGSH, encoded by the exons atGGTGATGGAAGTGGATAACGAGAGTAGCGGAAGCAAAGCGAACGACACGTCGTCGTTGCAGAGCCGCCAGCAACGGCAGAAACTCGACGTGTATAATGAAGTTCTACGGCGACTCCGAGAATCCGACAATGATGAGGCTAATCGACCTGGTTTCGAAGATGAGCTCTGGACTCACTTCAAACGTCTCCCTACTCG CTATGCGTTAGATGTGAATGTGGAAAGAGCAGAAGATGTTCTGATTCACAAGAGATTGCTGTATTTGGCTCATGATCCTGCCAACAGACCAGCAATGGAAGTTCGTCTCGTGCAG GTCCAATCTACATCTGATGGAGCTGATTCCACTCTTTCAAACCCCCTGTGCGAGGAGTCTGCTCAAAATTCTCCAAAATACTCTAACAGACAGAG CATACATCCACCACCTGCCTTTGGCTCATCGCCTAATCTTGAAGCCCTTGCACTTGAAGCAAATAAGTCTAAGGATCAAGATGGAGATAGTTCTTTACTTGACAGTTCACATCTTTCCCG GCCCATGCATGAAGTTACATTTTCAACAGAAGACAAACCAAAACTTCTTAGTCAG TTGACCGCATTGCTTGCTGAGGTTGGGCTGAACATCCAGGAAGCACATGTGTTTTCCACAGTCGATGGCTACTCCTTGGATTGTTTTGTAGTTGATGGTTGGCCTTATGAG GAAACCGAGCGGCTTAAGTTTGCTTTGGAAAAAGAAATCTTGAAAATTGAG AAGCAATCTTGGCTTAAGCAACATTCCTTTTCTCCTACGAGGGACTATGGCGAAGTGGGCACCAGTGGCGATCAGAATTATGTGGCAATTCCTAATGATGGGATTGATGTTTGGGAAATTGACCCTAGACAGTTGAAGTTCGAAACCAAAGTTGCATCTGGATCATATAGTGATCT GTATAAAGGTACTTACTGTAGTCAAGAAGTGGCTATTAAGGTCCTCAAGCCAGAGCGTATAAATACTGATTTGCAGAAAGAGTTTGCCCAGGAGGTTTTCATCATGAG GAAAGTTCGGCACAAGAATGTTGTACAATTTATTGGGGCATGTACCAAGCCTCCAAACTTGTATATTGTAACAG AATTTATGTCGGGTGGAAGTGTATATGATTACCTTCataaacaaaagggtgttttCAAGCTCCCATCCTTGCTTAAAGTTGCAATAGATATTTCCAAAGGGATGAACTACTTGCACCAAAATAATATAATCCACAGGGATTTGAAAGCTCCCAATCTTCTAATGGATGAAAATGAA GTGGTTAAGGTTGCTGATTTTGGTGTTGCTAGAGTGAAAGCTCAATCTGGAGTAATGACGGCCGAAACAGGAACATATAGATGGATGGCTCCCGAG GTTATTGAACACAAGCCATATGATCACAAGGCCGATGTTTTCAGTTTTGGGATTGTATTATGGGAGTTGTTAACTGGAAAG CTACCATATGCATATTTAACCCCTTTACAAGCTGCTGTAGGAGTCGTTCAAAAG GGTCTACGTCCAACAATTCCGAAGAACACTAACCCAAGGCTTGCTGAACTACTTGAGAGATGCTGGCAATTAGATCCGACCCTAAGACCTGATTTTTCTGAAATTATAGACATTTTGCGACAAATTGCAATGGAG gTTGGAGACGAAGGCGAGAACCACCATAAAGTCGACGACCACCAACGTAAAGAGAAATCTGCCGGCGGATTCTTTTCTGTCCTTAGAAGAGGCAGCCACTga